The proteins below are encoded in one region of bacterium:
- a CDS encoding Ni/Fe hydrogenase subunit alpha, whose product MSIERVKIESLARVEGHGGITVDFKEGKLSSVTVDVHEGPRLLETIAVGRIPSEVVSLTCRTCAICTLSHRYAALRAMEKALEIEIPPKAQLLRDLMHCGEMIESNALHVFLLALPDYLGYPSAVHMVPDYLEDVQAGLRVKKFGVKLMELTAARSIHGENPVIGGFGKYPSKTDLLRFKYEAESLIPDAERGVEILRNLRQPTYMEEGMTFMCTKPEHDRYGWAGDKIMISDGHEFNVWDYRKLTNERVVPHSMAKRSLYNDKPYFVGALARFNLLGERLDGAAGEHFRRCYNLSWIRNPMYNNVAQAIETVWALEEVPKIIDKLIAIEENPSIVKPARDKGAGSGAVEAPRGTLYHHYEVAEGRVVRADIITPTAQFLDMLEEHIRIGADNLVKEKDTKNIELKLEMIARAYDPCISCATHLVKVRGL is encoded by the coding sequence ATGAGCATTGAAAGAGTCAAAATTGAATCGCTCGCCAGGGTTGAAGGCCACGGAGGGATAACGGTCGACTTCAAGGAGGGCAAGCTCTCCTCGGTTACCGTTGACGTCCACGAAGGCCCGAGACTTCTTGAGACCATAGCCGTCGGACGCATCCCCTCAGAGGTTGTCAGCCTCACGTGCCGCACTTGCGCCATATGCACGCTATCTCACCGCTATGCCGCGCTGCGGGCGATGGAAAAGGCTCTCGAGATAGAGATACCGCCGAAAGCGCAGCTCTTGAGAGATCTCATGCACTGCGGCGAGATGATTGAATCCAACGCCCTGCACGTATTCCTTCTTGCGCTTCCCGACTACCTCGGATACCCCTCAGCCGTTCACATGGTTCCGGATTATCTAGAGGACGTTCAGGCAGGATTGCGCGTCAAGAAGTTCGGGGTCAAGCTCATGGAGCTTACTGCCGCGCGCTCCATTCACGGAGAGAATCCAGTAATCGGCGGATTCGGCAAGTACCCATCCAAGACTGACCTTCTGCGCTTCAAGTACGAAGCAGAATCCCTTATCCCTGATGCGGAACGCGGCGTCGAGATACTCCGCAATCTGCGCCAGCCCACTTACATGGAGGAAGGAATGACCTTCATGTGCACGAAACCCGAGCACGACCGCTACGGCTGGGCGGGCGACAAGATAATGATTTCCGACGGTCACGAATTCAACGTATGGGACTACCGCAAGCTGACGAACGAGCGTGTTGTTCCGCATTCGATGGCGAAGCGCTCTTTGTACAACGACAAGCCTTATTTCGTGGGCGCCCTTGCGCGCTTCAATCTTCTTGGCGAGCGTCTTGACGGCGCAGCGGGCGAGCATTTCCGCCGCTGCTACAATCTCTCGTGGATACGCAACCCCATGTACAACAACGTCGCGCAGGCAATAGAGACCGTATGGGCTCTTGAAGAGGTTCCAAAGATAATCGATAAGCTCATCGCCATAGAAGAGAATCCGTCGATTGTCAAGCCGGCAAGAGACAAGGGCGCCGGTTCAGGAGCAGTCGAGGCGCCACGCGGAACGCTCTACCACCACTACGAGGTTGCCGAAGGTCGCGTTGTCCGCGCCGATATCATTACTCCTACAGCGCAGTTCCTCGATATGCTCGAAGAGCACATCCGCATCGGCGCCGATAATCTCGTAAAGGAAAAGGATACAAAGAATATAGAACTCAAGCTCGAGATGATAGCGCGCGCTTACGATCCCTGCATCTCCTGCGCCACTCACCTGGTGAAGGTTCGCGGCTTGTAA